A single Parabacteroides timonensis DNA region contains:
- a CDS encoding SusC/RagA family TonB-linked outer membrane protein, with protein sequence MKIYILLLGLLLCVGLQGQVIHDDPFVLKTDVYGKTLAEVLDAIEQQTAYSFIYDARVIDLSAPVRERLQGRSLLDLLDLLFKDTDIAFTVVNKQIILNHREYVIRMQENQNRQVAGTVTDKAGEPIIGANILIKGTSRGTVTDLDGNFMLDLPPKATLQVSYIGYLPQKINYNGERVLRIQLAEDSQQLGEVIVTALGLHKQEASLPYATQFVAGDELVRVKEFNFIQTLAGKTAGVQINRTSFGLGNSARVIIRGYRSVSGNNQPLYVIDGIPMLNSSNEQAISAIGGTADAGNRDGGDGISNLNPDDIESMSILKGASAAALYGSQAANGVILITTKRGHADVQRVTFSSSLTVDRAVSLPKFQNDYGMNRETNTSWGERSELADYDNVGGFFRNGLTAINSLSLTTGNEKMQTYFSYANTTARGIVEHNKLQKHNLNFRESAGFFDDYLKLDANVNLMTQGIKDRPASGGYYMNPLVGLYRFPRGEDISVYRDQFETFNEKRNLMEQNWYTTGELDMEQNPYWLTNRVVNDDKRTRVIASLTATLKVTDWLNLQARGTADYAHDTFQEKMYASTSPALAGANGRYIDFNYTETLYYGDAMAMANKKWDDITFTAALGGSINSRTVNSLRLDSKTASLYYPNLFTVANIIMSTAAYINQKINERRVIQSLFATAQAGWKESFYVDLSARNDWSSTLAYTRYKSFFYPSIGLSWILNNSLEMPQWVSFGKLRSSWSKVGNDLPLFLSNPIPGSNDLIIAGGAIQTNSGAPFDELKPEMSTSWEVGTEWKLFDYRFDFDFTFYKTNTKNQLFTLPSSAGATYKYYYVNAGNIRNQGIEASVGVIPLLTNDFRWKTLLNFSTNKNKVIALHPDLKTFIYGDEGFSSSYSMRLVEGGAMGDIYGKAFKRDENGRIVYTKDEDGDQIPVVIGSGNTEKVGNSTPDFMLGWGNAFTYKGFSLYFLIDGRFGGDVLSQTQADMDQKGVSLASGEARNTGYVDLEGTHLDPSKFYTIVSGRNGCTEYYMYDATNIRLREFSLGYTLPKRLLEKTKLLQEVQLSLVGRNLFFFHKSAPFDPDAVLSTNNDNQGIDVFGMPTTRNLGFNVKLSF encoded by the coding sequence ATGAAAATTTACATCCTTCTGCTAGGTTTGCTTCTGTGTGTCGGGTTGCAAGGGCAAGTTATTCATGACGATCCGTTTGTGCTTAAAACGGATGTCTACGGGAAAACGCTGGCCGAAGTATTGGACGCAATCGAACAACAGACTGCTTATTCCTTTATATATGACGCCCGGGTGATCGACCTGTCGGCTCCCGTCCGTGAGCGTCTGCAAGGCCGTTCGCTACTCGACCTGCTCGACCTTCTGTTCAAAGATACCGACATCGCCTTCACGGTCGTTAATAAACAAATCATTTTGAATCACAGGGAATACGTCATCCGTATGCAGGAAAACCAGAACAGGCAGGTGGCCGGTACCGTGACCGACAAGGCTGGCGAGCCGATAATCGGCGCGAATATCCTCATCAAAGGCACCAGCCGCGGCACTGTGACCGACCTTGACGGCAACTTCATGCTCGACCTGCCGCCCAAGGCAACCCTGCAAGTGTCGTATATCGGTTACCTTCCCCAGAAAATCAATTACAACGGCGAACGTGTCCTGCGTATCCAACTGGCGGAGGACTCCCAACAGTTGGGCGAAGTGATCGTGACCGCCCTCGGACTTCACAAGCAGGAAGCCTCCCTGCCGTACGCCACCCAGTTTGTGGCAGGCGATGAACTGGTACGCGTGAAGGAGTTCAACTTTATCCAGACGCTGGCCGGTAAAACCGCCGGTGTACAGATCAACCGCACCTCTTTCGGCCTCGGAAACTCGGCAAGGGTCATCATCCGCGGCTACCGTTCTGTGTCGGGAAACAACCAGCCGTTGTACGTGATCGACGGTATCCCGATGCTGAACAGCAGCAACGAACAGGCCATTTCGGCCATCGGGGGCACAGCTGATGCCGGCAACCGCGACGGTGGCGACGGCATTTCAAACCTCAACCCCGACGATATCGAGAGTATGAGTATCCTCAAAGGTGCATCCGCCGCCGCTTTATACGGTTCGCAGGCCGCCAACGGGGTGATCCTGATAACCACGAAGAGGGGACATGCCGACGTGCAACGCGTCACCTTCTCGTCCAGCTTGACGGTCGACCGTGCCGTCAGCCTCCCCAAGTTCCAGAACGACTACGGCATGAACCGTGAGACAAATACCAGCTGGGGCGAACGTTCCGAACTGGCTGACTACGACAACGTTGGCGGTTTCTTCCGTAACGGCCTGACGGCTATCAACTCCCTCTCGCTCACTACCGGCAACGAGAAGATGCAAACCTACTTCTCTTATGCCAACACCACCGCCCGGGGGATTGTCGAACACAACAAACTGCAAAAGCATAACCTGAATTTCCGCGAGTCTGCCGGCTTCTTCGACGACTACCTCAAGCTGGATGCCAACGTCAACCTGATGACACAGGGCATCAAAGACCGTCCCGCCTCGGGCGGCTATTACATGAATCCCCTGGTCGGCCTCTACCGTTTCCCGCGCGGCGAGGACATCAGCGTGTATCGCGACCAGTTCGAAACCTTCAACGAAAAGCGCAACCTGATGGAGCAGAACTGGTACACAACGGGCGAGCTCGACATGGAACAGAACCCCTATTGGCTGACCAACCGTGTCGTGAATGACGACAAACGTACCCGCGTCATCGCCTCCCTGACCGCCACCCTCAAGGTGACTGACTGGCTGAACCTGCAGGCACGCGGCACAGCCGATTACGCACACGACACATTCCAGGAGAAAATGTATGCCTCCACCTCGCCCGCACTGGCGGGGGCTAACGGCCGTTACATCGACTTCAATTATACGGAAACCCTCTATTATGGCGACGCGATGGCGATGGCAAACAAGAAATGGGACGACATCACCTTCACCGCCGCCCTGGGGGGAAGCATCAACAGCCGGACGGTCAACTCGCTGAGGCTCGACTCGAAAACCGCCTCGCTGTACTACCCGAACCTCTTCACGGTGGCCAACATCATCATGTCTACCGCCGCCTATATCAACCAGAAGATCAACGAACGCCGCGTCATCCAGTCGCTCTTCGCCACCGCACAGGCAGGCTGGAAGGAAAGTTTCTACGTCGACCTGTCGGCACGCAACGACTGGTCGTCGACGTTGGCCTACACCCGTTACAAAAGTTTTTTCTATCCCTCGATCGGTTTGTCGTGGATCTTGAACAATTCCCTGGAAATGCCTCAGTGGGTCAGTTTCGGCAAGTTGAGAAGCTCGTGGAGTAAAGTCGGCAACGACCTGCCCCTCTTCCTCAGCAACCCTATCCCCGGAAGCAACGACCTGATTATAGCCGGTGGAGCGATCCAGACCAACTCCGGCGCCCCTTTCGACGAGCTGAAGCCCGAAATGAGCACCTCGTGGGAGGTAGGTACCGAATGGAAACTCTTCGATTACCGCTTCGATTTCGATTTTACCTTCTACAAGACGAACACGAAGAACCAGCTCTTCACGCTCCCTTCGTCCGCCGGGGCTACCTATAAGTACTACTATGTGAACGCGGGGAACATCCGCAATCAGGGAATAGAAGCCAGCGTCGGCGTCATCCCCCTGCTGACGAACGATTTCAGGTGGAAGACTTTACTCAACTTCTCCACCAACAAAAACAAAGTCATCGCGCTGCATCCCGACCTCAAGACCTTCATTTATGGCGACGAGGGTTTTTCTTCTTCCTACTCCATGCGGCTGGTCGAAGGCGGAGCGATGGGCGACATCTACGGCAAGGCCTTCAAGCGTGACGAGAACGGCCGGATCGTCTACACCAAAGACGAAGACGGCGACCAGATCCCGGTCGTGATCGGTTCCGGAAACACCGAGAAGGTGGGCAACAGCACCCCCGACTTTATGCTCGGGTGGGGCAACGCCTTTACCTACAAGGGTTTCAGCCTCTATTTCCTGATCGACGGACGTTTCGGGGGCGACGTGCTCTCGCAAACGCAGGCCGATATGGACCAAAAAGGAGTCAGCCTCGCATCGGGCGAAGCGCGCAACACGGGCTATGTCGACCTCGAAGGCACGCACCTCGATCCTTCCAAGTTCTATACCATCGTGAGCGGCCGCAACGGTTGCACCGAATATTATATGTATGACGCGACAAATATCCGTCTCCGCGAATTTTCGCTCGGCTACACGCTCCCGAAGCGGCTGTTGGAAAAGACGAAACTCTTGCAGGAGGTGCAGCTTTCGCTCGTGGGTCGCAACCTCTTCTTCTTCCATAAATCGGCACCTTTCGACCCCGATGCCGTGCTCTCGACCAACAATGACAACCAGGGCATCGACGTGTTCGGTATGCCGACCACCCGGAACCTGGGATTTAACGTGAAACTTTCTTTCTAA
- a CDS encoding SusD/RagB family nutrient-binding outer membrane lipoprotein: MKNVKILAACSLLLLGVSSCDLTGLNDNPNKPSNDVDYNMNEPRLLGTVRGGKIIDGDVEQRLKALQVDLYSQMVVDGGGWSTANYVQNDGWNLVIWEQYLKQLASLNIVIRDLSARGDAEDYANTIAFARIWRVYVHSMASDLFGPMPFPKPSDDPEANPPYREMEDIYTEYFAELDEAPKMFTSGAKSIFTDKSNDIVYQCDNDAWKRFANSLRLRLALRVSEVAPNVCKTQAQAAINADGGLISNSKQNAYMPPKADGSWGQDYNYVMFQITWGGPLNMSKSFEKLVTNIGGVAWPAGVENTTPTLTGDAPIPVSSVHPAKVDPRAPKIFQPSITGGNWQGLPYGARSEEQNKGDYVVKNYAELGYLVKDGGKYNSRPYDVFLYEEVCFLKAELFARGILAGDAKHEYEEGVRSSFEKWGVGSQADEYLASTEKNLAGTSAKYDDQAGAGNTALEKIITQKYIAGTPDLSWEGWSDKRRLNLPRLDVAIYRDETVFGGYSKDIKDPKNFIKRIKYPVKESLVNKDEYNRGVQMLGGKDNVAANLWWDKNANYCTSAE, from the coding sequence ATGAAAAATGTTAAGATATTAGCTGCTTGTTCACTTCTTTTACTGGGCGTGTCCAGTTGCGATCTGACGGGGTTGAACGATAATCCCAACAAGCCATCCAACGATGTCGATTATAATATGAACGAGCCTCGCCTGCTCGGTACCGTGCGTGGCGGTAAAATTATTGATGGTGATGTAGAACAGCGTTTAAAGGCCTTGCAGGTTGACTTGTACTCGCAGATGGTAGTCGATGGAGGCGGTTGGTCGACAGCCAACTACGTTCAGAACGATGGGTGGAACCTGGTTATCTGGGAACAATACCTCAAACAGCTTGCTTCCCTGAATATTGTGATCCGCGACCTCTCGGCCCGTGGGGATGCTGAAGACTATGCAAATACGATTGCCTTCGCACGTATCTGGCGTGTGTATGTACACTCTATGGCTTCCGACCTGTTCGGTCCGATGCCTTTCCCCAAACCAAGCGATGATCCGGAGGCCAACCCTCCGTACCGTGAGATGGAGGATATCTATACGGAGTATTTCGCTGAACTCGACGAAGCTCCGAAGATGTTCACTTCCGGCGCGAAGAGTATCTTCACGGACAAGAGCAACGATATCGTATACCAGTGCGACAATGATGCCTGGAAGCGCTTCGCTAATTCACTTCGCCTGCGTTTGGCTCTCCGGGTTTCCGAAGTGGCTCCCAACGTTTGTAAGACACAAGCCCAGGCAGCGATAAATGCTGACGGCGGCTTGATCAGCAACTCGAAACAGAATGCTTACATGCCTCCGAAGGCTGACGGCTCATGGGGACAGGATTACAACTACGTCATGTTCCAGATCACCTGGGGTGGCCCGTTGAATATGTCGAAATCGTTTGAGAAACTGGTAACGAACATTGGTGGTGTAGCATGGCCGGCAGGTGTGGAAAATACGACTCCTACGCTGACAGGCGATGCTCCGATCCCTGTATCATCCGTGCATCCTGCAAAGGTTGACCCGCGTGCTCCGAAGATCTTCCAGCCTTCTATCACAGGCGGTAACTGGCAAGGTCTGCCGTACGGCGCTCGTTCGGAAGAACAGAACAAGGGCGACTATGTGGTAAAGAACTATGCCGAACTGGGTTATCTGGTGAAAGACGGTGGCAAGTACAACTCACGCCCGTACGACGTCTTCCTATACGAAGAAGTATGCTTCCTGAAAGCTGAATTGTTTGCCCGCGGTATCTTGGCAGGCGATGCCAAGCACGAATACGAAGAAGGCGTACGCTCTTCTTTCGAAAAGTGGGGTGTAGGCAGTCAAGCCGACGAATACCTGGCATCGACAGAAAAGAACCTGGCCGGTACAAGTGCCAAGTATGACGACCAGGCCGGAGCAGGTAACACAGCTCTTGAAAAGATCATCACCCAGAAGTACATTGCCGGTACTCCCGACTTGTCCTGGGAAGGATGGAGCGACAAACGCCGCCTCAACTTGCCTCGCCTGGATGTTGCTATCTACAGGGATGAAACCGTTTTCGGAGGTTATTCGAAAGATATCAAAGATCCGAAGAATTTCATCAAACGTATCAAGTATCCGGTTAAGGAAAGCCTGGTAAACAAAGATGAATACAACAGAGGTGTCCAGATGTTGGGTGGCAAGGACAACGTGGCAGCCAACCTATGGTGGGATAAAAACGCAAACTACTGTACGTCTGCTGAATAA